From one Pempheris klunzingeri isolate RE-2024b chromosome 5, fPemKlu1.hap1, whole genome shotgun sequence genomic stretch:
- the LOC139201606 gene encoding monocyte chemotactic protein 1B-like encodes MAAPRLALSVLVLMLAVITLTEGMRGHGPKNCCFNFNEKPIPQARVVSYVKTSQRCSNPAILVKTVFGRQLCVRPSAPWVQKLISYLNTKAALGQTSNL; translated from the exons ATGGCTGCTCCTCGTCTCGCTCTGTCTGTGCTTGTGCTGATGCTGGCTGTCATCACTCTGACTGAAG GTATGCGAGGTCATGGACCAAAGAATTGCTGCTTTAATTTCAATGAGAAACCGATACCCCAAGCCAGAGTGGTTAGCTACGTCAAGACGAGCCAGCGCTGCTCCAACCCTGCCATCTT GGTGAAGACGGTGTTTGGTCGTCAGCTGTGTGTCAGGCCTTCAGCCCCCTGGGTGCAGAAGCTCATCAGCTACCTGAACACCAAAGCCGCCCTAGGACAGACATCCAACCTGTAA